From a single Streptomyces sp. NBC_00237 genomic region:
- a CDS encoding ParB N-terminal domain-containing protein: protein MSSRLEVRFDPAYPLAKLRPAEYNPRRLSPESFVRLQGSLGRHGVVKPVILNADGTLVAGHQRTKGLKAIGQETTPAMILPQKVRLQDEIKFNLLHNRVETESSLVYAEPGPIGQWCWIPWQTIQVAESKNLPFQQAIAFMTAAHGAWGSVVIDDQGRIVLNAEYAAVAKTQRFDVLAWTCASSDAGELVQDLTGEYGVYDWTGLEDQAPVWNQHIVQPNRLREHSSKAKADQVRYKSEVWERLVRPRITTSTRVVDFGAGHGDYARHLRGEGYRVQDYEPYRTLKGKYSLDIRTIVGQIRGIERELRERGLYEVVVLDSVINATTSLDYQHWVLLTVNALCAADGQVCIGTRNLERELAYENSGHSISRDSTRLNFLDSENVDMRFVKGKWQRIRYHTPESLRGLLLRYFEDVQLSDTSRATVKAVCRKPRAFPVEEYEEAFRNEFNMPYPNEYRHNKHEGIVAILVELIKDRNSKLEG from the coding sequence ATGAGCAGTCGCCTCGAAGTGCGCTTCGATCCCGCCTACCCGCTGGCGAAGCTGCGCCCCGCCGAGTACAACCCGCGCCGTCTCTCCCCCGAGTCTTTCGTCCGCCTCCAGGGGTCGCTGGGCCGCCACGGGGTCGTGAAGCCGGTCATCCTCAACGCCGACGGAACCCTCGTCGCCGGCCACCAAAGGACGAAGGGGCTGAAGGCGATCGGGCAGGAGACGACTCCGGCGATGATCCTGCCGCAGAAGGTCCGCCTCCAGGACGAAATCAAGTTCAACCTCCTCCACAACCGCGTTGAGACCGAGTCCTCGCTCGTCTACGCAGAACCGGGGCCGATCGGTCAATGGTGCTGGATTCCGTGGCAGACCATCCAGGTCGCCGAGTCGAAGAACCTTCCCTTCCAGCAGGCGATCGCGTTCATGACCGCAGCCCACGGGGCGTGGGGGTCGGTCGTTATCGACGACCAGGGGCGCATCGTCCTGAACGCCGAGTACGCGGCCGTCGCCAAGACCCAGCGGTTCGACGTCCTCGCCTGGACCTGCGCGTCCTCCGACGCCGGTGAACTGGTCCAGGACCTCACGGGCGAGTACGGCGTGTACGACTGGACCGGCCTGGAGGACCAGGCCCCCGTGTGGAACCAGCACATCGTGCAGCCCAACCGGCTGCGCGAGCACTCGTCGAAGGCGAAGGCTGACCAGGTCCGCTACAAGTCCGAGGTGTGGGAACGGCTCGTACGGCCGAGGATCACCACCTCTACGAGGGTGGTGGACTTCGGTGCCGGGCACGGGGACTACGCACGGCACCTGCGGGGCGAGGGCTACAGGGTTCAGGACTACGAGCCGTACCGGACCCTGAAGGGCAAGTACTCCCTCGACATCCGCACGATCGTCGGCCAGATCCGCGGCATCGAACGGGAGCTACGCGAGCGGGGCCTGTACGAGGTCGTTGTTCTGGACTCCGTCATCAACGCCACCACCTCGCTCGACTACCAGCACTGGGTGCTCCTGACCGTAAACGCGCTCTGCGCGGCGGACGGCCAGGTGTGCATCGGAACCCGCAACCTGGAACGGGAGCTGGCGTACGAGAACTCCGGGCACTCCATCAGCCGGGACTCGACCCGCCTGAACTTTCTCGACAGTGAGAACGTCGACATGCGGTTCGTGAAGGGGAAGTGGCAGCGCATCCGCTACCACACGCCCGAGTCCCTGCGTGGCCTGCTGCTCCGCTACTTCGAGGACGTGCAGCTCAGCGACACGTCGAGGGCGACGGTGAAGGCCGTCTGCCGCAAGCCTCGCGCTTTCCCTGTCGAGGAATACGAAGAGGCATTTCGCAACGAATTCAATATGCCGTACCCGAATGAGTACCGACACAACAAACATGAGGGAATTGTCGCAATTCTGGTAGAATTGATCAAGGATAGGAATAGCA
- a CDS encoding ParB N-terminal domain-containing protein, translating into MSQVRIPASLADLAVPTADLVPYHRNPRTGDLGAICRSLSANGQYRPIVVNKGTLTGRANEVLAGNHTLKAARHLGWEQIAVTWLDVDDDTAAKIVIVDNRTNDLAGYDSALLAEVLSELPDLEGTGYDQGQVDDLLDSTVLPAPIELPTDGAGTGAAATVDYLQWGYMQWSSTRVRITQAEVELLDALYQRFVADQDSDLGFGWHVLNEEHHASEEAAA; encoded by the coding sequence AAGTCCGTATCCCCGCCTCGCTGGCCGACCTCGCGGTCCCCACGGCTGACCTGGTCCCATACCACCGCAACCCGCGCACCGGCGACCTCGGCGCGATCTGCAGAAGCCTGTCGGCGAACGGGCAGTACCGGCCGATCGTGGTCAACAAGGGCACGCTGACCGGCCGGGCGAATGAGGTCCTGGCGGGCAACCACACCCTGAAGGCGGCCCGCCATCTGGGCTGGGAGCAGATAGCCGTCACCTGGCTCGACGTCGACGATGATACGGCTGCGAAGATCGTCATCGTCGACAACCGCACCAACGACCTCGCCGGATACGACAGCGCCCTCCTCGCTGAAGTCCTCTCCGAGCTGCCCGATCTGGAGGGCACCGGCTACGACCAGGGCCAGGTGGACGACCTCCTCGACTCCACCGTGTTGCCCGCCCCGATCGAACTGCCCACGGACGGCGCCGGAACGGGTGCTGCTGCCACGGTGGATTACCTCCAGTGGGGGTACATGCAGTGGTCTTCCACCCGTGTGCGGATCACCCAGGCGGAAGTCGAACTCCTCGACGCCCTCTACCAGCGGTTTGTCGCCGACCAGGACTCTGACCTCGGGTTCGGGTGGCACGTCCTCAACGAGGAGCACCACGCCTCCGAGGAGGCTGCCGCATGA